In a genomic window of Gossypium arboreum isolate Shixiya-1 chromosome 7, ASM2569848v2, whole genome shotgun sequence:
- the LOC108487528 gene encoding uncharacterized protein LOC108487528, whose product MGNCTSSCFIQVSDMAKVIDAQGKLRKVKLPVKAAELMLDEPGHVISSVEELKLTRRVVPMRAEDELLAAKAYVLVPIQRVNRKVTDVDVAIIEAACSGKKRAKSGAKVLPELREEERQVDPVLAVPGCRQGNYRPWTPVLEPISEVL is encoded by the coding sequence ATGGGGAACTGCACATCTAGCTGTTTTATCCAGGTTTCGGACATGGCCAAAGTAATCGATGCTCAAGGGAAGCTAAGGAAAGTGAAGCTCCCTGTGAAGGCAGCAGAGCTCATGCTCGACGAACCTGGTCACGTCATCTCTTCCGTGGAAGAGCTGAAACTAACTCGCCGCGTCGTCCCTATGCGAGCTGAGGATGAACTGCTGGCGGCTAAAGCTTACGTTTTGGTTCCTATACAAAGGGTGAACCGCAAAGTTACGGATGTGGATGTGGCGATCATAGAAGCTGCTTGTAGCGGAAAGAAAAGGGCAAAAAGTGGTGCTAAGGTTTTGCCTGAGTTGAGAGAGGAAGAGAGGCAAGTAGATCCTGTTTTGGCTGTCCCTGGGTGCCGGCAAGGGAATTACAGGCCCTGGACTCCTGTTTTGGAACCAATTTCTGAAGTGCTTTGA
- the LOC108484833 gene encoding uncharacterized protein LOC108484833: MGNYVTAFACPPSDTAGKVILWDGSVQDFIWPLTAAELMLEHPQQVVVEFHEAVNQKRPVPLPADHKLDVKKVYVMLPVKRGKPTTLSSEEARRVLSSANSVLRSKSVSPSSKFLPLFARICPANDILEMAQKLPLQKKENGGEKQEEVQCLTEFLMETVEGRPEFLNRQYSGKGWKPSLDTIKEKKVERKVKVPHWLF; encoded by the coding sequence ATGGGTAACTACGTTACTGCTTTTGCATGTCCTCCGTCGGATACGGCCGGGAAGGTCATTCTTTGGGACGGGTCTGTGCAGGATTTTATTTGGCCGTTGACGGCGGCGGAGCTGATGCTGGAGCATCCTCAACAGGTGGTGGTGGAGTTCCACGAGGCGGTGAACCAGAAGAGGCCGGTTCCGTTGCCAGCTGATCACAAGCTCGACGTGAAAAAGGTTTACGTAATGCTGCCCGTCAAACGAGGGAAGCCGACAACGCTGTCGTCCGAGGAAGCTCGTCGTGTGCTGTCTAGTGCGAACTCGGTGTTGAGGTCGAAATCGGTCTCACCGTCCTCCAAGTTTCTCCCTTTGTTCGCTAGGATATGCCCTGCGAATGATATTCTAGAGATGGCACAAAAATTGCCGTTGCAGAAGAAGGAAAACGGTGGGGAGAAGCAGGAGGAGGTTCAATGTTTGACGGAGTTTTTGATGGAAACGGTGGAAGGTAGGCCGGAGTTTTTGAACAGGCAATATTCAGGGAAGGGATGGAAACCAAGCTTGGATACTATAAAGGAAAAGAAGGTGGAGAGAAAAGTTAAGGTACCTCATTGGTTGTTTTAA
- the LOC108470811 gene encoding probable beta-D-xylosidase 2: MPYILLLFQYHYKYPHWSISQMKTGIATTTMASLPQTIILFLLLLGAFAQARDPFACDSKDAKTSSLPFCKVSMPIPNRVTDLLGRLTMQEKVRLLVNNAAAVPRLGIKGYEWWSEALHGVSNVGPGTKFGGAFPGATSFPQVISTAASFNATLWEAIGRVVSDEARAMYNGGAAGLTYWSPNVNIFRDPRWGRGQETPGEDPVLAGTYAASYVKGLQGNNGDRLKVAACCKHFTAYDLDNWNGVDRFHFNAKVSKQDIEDTFDVPFKMCVQDGNVASVMCSYNQVNGVPTCADPNLLKRTIRGQWNLNGYIVSDCDSVGVFYNTQHYTSTPEEAAADAIKAGLDLDCGPFLAQYTENAVTRGLLKEADVNSALANTLTVQMRLGMFDGEPSAQPFGNLGPKDVCTPAHQELALEAARQGIVLLNNRGPSLPLSHLRHRTVAVIGPNSNATVTMIGNYAGVACAYTSPLQGIGNYAKTIHQMGCADVACNDDKLFSGAINAARQAEATVLVMGLDQSIEAEFRDRTGLLLPGRQQELVSKVAMASKGPTILVLMSGGPIDVSFAKNDPRIGAILWAGYPGQAGGAAIADVLYGTTNPEGKLPMTWYPQEYVSNLPMTDMAMRSSPNRNYPGRTYKFYKGPVVYPFGHGLSYTNFVHTIASAPKVVTVPLDGHRHSGNATISGKAIKVNHVRCNKLSVGLQVDVKNTGSKEGTHTMLVFSKPPAGHWAPQKQLVAFAKVHVPARSQRRVGINIHVCKFLSVVDRSGVRRIPTGVHNLHIGGAKHSLSLQPVTLGVIKS; encoded by the exons ATGCCATACATACTTCTTCTTTTTCAGTACCATTACAAATATCCACATTGGTCCATTTCTCAAATGAAAACGGGAATTGCCACCACCACCATGGCCTCACTACCTCAAACCATCATTCTCTTCCTTCTCCTCTTGGGTGCATTCGCCCAAGCCCGCGATCCATTTGCTTGTGACTCCAAAGATGCCAAGACGTCAAGCTTGCCGTTTTGCAAGGTCTCGATGCCGATACCGAACAGGGTGACGGACCTTCTCGGAAGGTTGACAATGCAAGAGAAGGTTAGGCTGCTGGTGAACAATGCTGCAGCAGTTCCACGGCTGGGGATCAAAGGGTACGAATGGTGGTCCGAAGCTCTTCATGGCGTCTCCAATGTGGGACCTGGAACCAAGTTCGGTGGAGCCTTCCCTGGGGCTACCAGCTTCCCTCAAGTAATCTCGACCGCTGCTTCTTTCAATGCCACATTATGGGAAGCCATCGGAAGG GTTGTTTCAGATGAGGCAAGGGCGATGTACAATGGGGGAGCGGCTGGGCTAACATACTGGAGCCCAAATGTAAACATATTCAGGGACCCAAGGTGGGGTCGTGGTCAGGAGACTCCAGGTGAAGACCCGGTGCTGGCTGGTACATATGCAGCCAGCTATGTGAAGGGCTTACAGGGAAATAATGGTGACCGGTTAAAGGTGGCGGCTTGTTGCAAGCACTTTACGGCCTATGACCTGGATAACTGGAATGGAGTGGATAGGTTCCACTTTAATGCCAAG GTAAGCAAGCAGGACATCGAGGATACATTCGATGTACCCTTCAAAATGTGTGTACAGGACGGTAATGTAGCCAGCGTTATGTGCTCTTACAATCAAGTCAATGGTGTTCCAACCTGTGCTGACCCTAATCTCCTAAAGAGAACCATACGAGGTCAATGGAATCTCAATGGGTACATTGTTTCAGATTGTGATTCAGTGGGGGTGTTTTATAATACCCAACATTACACATCAACACCTGAAGAAGCTGCTGCAGATGCCATCAAAGCAG GTCTGGATTTGGATTGTGGGCCTTTTTTGGCTCAATACACTGAAAATGCAGTAACAAGAGGATTGTTGAAGGAGGCTGATGTTAACAGTGCCTTGGCAAACACGCTCACAGTCCAAATGAGACTCGGCATGTTTGACGGGGAACCGTCTGCACAACCATTCGGGAACTTGGGGCCAAAAGATGTGTGCACACCTGCTCACCAAGAGCTCGCCCTCGAAGCTGCTAGACAAGGCATTGTTCTGCTTAACAATCGTGGTCCTTCATTGCCTTTATCTCATTTACGTCACCGCACGGTTGCTGTTATCGGACCTAACTCCAATGCTACTGTTACAATGATTGGAAACTATGCTG GTGTTGCATGTGCATACACATCTCCTTTGCAAGGGATAGGGAATTACgcaaagacaattcatcaaatgggATGTGCAGACGTAGCTTGCAACGATGACAAGTTATTTAGTGGGGCAATCAATGCTGCTCGTCAAGCAGAAGCTACGGTTTTAGTAATGGGGCTTGACCAATCGATTGAAGCAGAGTTCAGAGACAGGACAGGGTTGCTTTTGCCAGGCCGGCAACAGGAACTTGTTTCTAAAGTAGCCATGGCGTCGAAGGGTCCAACCATACTAGTTTTGATGTCGGGTGGGCCTATTGATGTGTCTTTCGCTAAGAATGACCCTCGAATAGGTGCCATTTTGTGGGCTGGTTATCCAGGCCAAGCTGGTGGAGCTGCCATAGCTGATGTATTATATGGCACAACCAATCCAGAGGGTAAGCTGCCTATGACATGGTACCCACAAGAGTATGTCTCAAATTTGCCAATGACGGACATGGCCATGCGTTCAAGCCCAAACAGAAACTACCCTGGAAGAACCTACAAGTTCTACAAAGGTCCAGTAGTGTATCCGTTCGGTCACGGATTGAGTTACACCAACTTTGTTCATACCATTGCTAGTGCACCCAAAGTTGTCACGGTCCCTCTTGATGGCCACCGCCATTCAGGGAATGCTACCATTTCAGGGAAGGCGATCAAAGTAAATCATGTGAGATGCAACAAGCTCTCGGTAGGGCTTCAAGTAGACGTGAAAAATACGGGTTCCAAGGAGGGTACTCACACCATGCTTGTATTCTCGAAGCCACCTGCTGGGCATTGGGCTCCACAAAAACAGCTGGTGGCCTTTGCCAAAGTGCATGTTCCAGCAAGGTCACAACGACGAGTAGGAATCAACATTCATGTGTGCAAGTTTTTAAGTGTTGTGGATAGGTCTGGGGTTCGAAGAATCCCAACTGGTGTTCACAATCTCCATATCGGTGGCGCTAAGCATTCTTTATCTCTTCAGCCTGTAACTTTAGGGGTAATCAAGTCCTAG